A single Kwoniella bestiolae CBS 10118 chromosome 6, complete sequence DNA region contains:
- a CDS encoding tartrate dehydrogenase produces the protein MPIRTTVEKPRALRIAVIPGDGIGQEVMPEGLACLRAAAARFNLDIELDEQFKDWATCDRYLRTGSMLPEGWKETLAPYDAIYFGAVGMPNLVPDHISLWGSLIQFRREFDQYISLRPCRLMPGIACPLANKKVGDIDFWVVRENTEGEYSSIGGKMFPGTDREVVIQETVMSRIGVDRVLKYAFDLAQSRPKKHLTSATKSNGISITMPYWDERCAEMAKGYQDVSVDKYHIDILTAWFVLRPELFDVVVGSNLFGDILSDLGPACTGSIGVAPSGNINPEGTWPSLFEPVHGSAPDIAGKGIANPVGMIWAGQMMLEHFGYKEAADIMMKAIETALESGGSQVITPDLGGAGTCQSLGGHIANLINKL, from the exons ATGCCCATTCGCACTACCGTCGAAAAGCCCCGAGCACTTAGGATCGCTGTCATCCCTGGAGATGGTATAGGTCAAGAGGTTATGCCGGAAGGTTTAGCTTGTTTACGTGCTGCAGCCGCAAG ATTCAACCTTGATATCGAGCTGGACGAGCAATTCAAGGACTGGGCAACCTGCGACAGATACCTGCGAACAGGTTCAATGTTGCCGGAGGGGTGGAAGGAAACCTTGGCGCCATATGATGCTATCTACTTCGGAGCAGTCGGCATGCCAAACCTCGTTCCCGATCATATCTCACTCTGGGGATCCCTCATCCAATTCCGTCGAGAATTCGACCAGTACATTTCACTTCGACCTTGTCGTCTCATGCCAGGTATCGCCTGCCCGTTGGCGAATAAGAAAGTGGGAGACATCGACTTCTGGGTAGTTAGGGAGAACACCGAAGGTGAATATTCCTCAATTGGGGGTAAAATGTTCCCCGGCACGGATAGAGAAGTGGTCATTCAGGAGACTGTCATGAGTAGAATCGGTGTAGATCGTGTGCTCAAATACGCCTTTGATCTCGCCCAATCTCGTCCAAAGAAACACCTCACTTCGGCGACTAAATCAAACGGTATCAGTATCACAATGCCGTATTGGGATGAACGTTGCGCCGAGATGGCCAAGGGATATCAAGATGTATCGGTCGACAAATATCACATCGACATTCTGACTGCTTGGTTCGTACTCCGTCCTGAACTTTTCGACGTCGTAGTCGGCTCTAACCTATTTGGCGACATCCTTTCCGATCTTGGACCCGCCTGTACTGGCTCTATCGGTGTCGCTCCATCTGGTAACATCAATCCTGAGGGCACATGGCCTAGTCTTTTCGAACCCGTTCACGGCTCTGCTCCTGACATCGCTGGGAAGGGTATTGCCAATCCTGTTGGTATGATTTGGGCGGGTCAGATGATGCTGGAACATTTTGGCTATAAGGAAGCCGCGGATATTATGATGAAGGCGATCGAAACTGCTTTGGAATCGGGCGGCAGTCAAGTGATCACACCTGATCTTGGCGGCGCCGGGACTTGCCAATCTTTAGGCGGTCATATCGCCAATTTGATAAACAAATTGTGA